The Priestia megaterium NBRC 15308 = ATCC 14581 region CTGACGTTGTAGCGACTACCCCTTCTAGACCTCGAGTTGCTGTCATAAATCTCCACTCCTTTACAGAAAAAATTCCCCATACCTTTCTGTGTAAAACGTGAAAAACAAAATTGAGCCTCTGCTCAACTAGACATTAAATGATATACGAAGCGCCTCTTTTGAATATATATCTTGGAAGAACATTCCTTCACCCCACGTAAAGAAAATGCTTACATTTCCATTTGTTTCAATAACACACAAAATCAAAACATCTGCATGTGTCATTGCTTTGTTACAGCCCTATAGGTAAAACATACAATTGTATGTAAAAAGATGCGGCCTCAAAATATATTATAAACAATTATCTGACTTTTGTGAATCAAAAGAGAGAAGAAATTTTAAAAAAATTATTATTATACAAAAATTTCTACGAAAAAAGTTCGGTTAATTTCATAAATAAATAAGCGATTCCAGCACCGATTAACGGACCTACTGCTACCCCTTGAAACAGCGCCACAGCAAGAATTGTGCCAAAAACTAAAGCGGTCGTAATATGCGGATCATCTTCCAAGAGTGTAAGTCCATATTTAGCAATAATTGCTACAGCAATTCCGGCTCCTAGAGCAATCCAGGCATACGAAGATTTCACAGCTTCTCCTAATTGTTTGAACCCTATGTCTCCTGTTGCAATTGGCACAAGAACGGCAATTGTAATAACCGTTACTCCAATATTAATTCCTTTTGATTGTAGAAACGGAAAAACCTTACCGTCTAACCCGATTAATTTTAAAATAAGTAAAAATGCAACTGCAATGATTAATGATTGATTTTTAGCCACTAATCCAATTACGAGTAAAACAGCTAAAAAAAGCATGGGTTGTGAGAACATTTTACTCATCCTTTCTTTTTTTATTGTGATAAATCTAAAGCGTATTACGTAAATATTTTATGAGTAGCTTTTTCTTTTGTTGACTATCGTTTACAAGGAGGCCTCTATTTATTGTGTACAAGCTTCATTTACATCGACTATTTCGCTTAGCTTGTGTGTTGGTAATTATTGCAGCATCTATATTTCTTAGTTATTATGTCTCTTCTCTCATATATCCATTTATTATCGCCTGCTGCATCGCTTTTTTTATAAATCCTATGGTTAATCTATTTGAATTGAAGCTGCGTTTACCTCGCTACTTAGCTGTTTTACTGTCAATGGTTCTTATCTTCTCTCTTTTGGCCGGACTTATTACGTTACTTATCACAGAAATCATTGCAGGAAGTACGTATTTAGCGAAAGTTGTTCCCACAAATTTCA contains the following coding sequences:
- a CDS encoding DUF441 domain-containing protein, whose amino-acid sequence is MFSQPMLFLAVLLVIGLVAKNQSLIIAVAFLLILKLIGLDGKVFPFLQSKGINIGVTVITIAVLVPIATGDIGFKQLGEAVKSSYAWIALGAGIAVAIIAKYGLTLLEDDPHITTALVFGTILAVALFQGVAVGPLIGAGIAYLFMKLTELFS